Proteins encoded in a region of the Phocoena phocoena chromosome X, mPhoPho1.1, whole genome shotgun sequence genome:
- the TMSB4X gene encoding thymosin beta-4 codes for MSDKPDMAEIEKFDKSKLKKTETKEKNPLPSQETIEQEKQAGES; via the exons ATGTCTGACAAACCCGATATGGCTGAGATTGAGAAATTCGATAAGTCgaaactgaagaaaacagaaacgaAAGAGAAAAATCCACTGCCTTCACAAGAAa CGATTGAACAGGAGAAGCAAGCAGGCGAGTCGTAA